The Papaver somniferum cultivar HN1 chromosome 3, ASM357369v1, whole genome shotgun sequence genome includes a region encoding these proteins:
- the LOC113356156 gene encoding uncharacterized protein LOC113356156: MPPISTSNRGGQIVCSFIVRDMGTDWRMGAEWFETCLLDHDPNVQIMGTRHLLQVLGMIQERIDTSVSPSNPRIITQWS; this comes from the exons ATGCCGCCTATCTCGACGTCAAACCGAGGAGGACAG ATAGTTTGCTCGTTTATTGTTAGAGATATGGGCACTGATTGGCGTATGGGTGCTGAGTGGTTTGAAACTTGCCTCTTGGATCACGACCCCAATGTGCAAATTATGGGAACTAGACATCTTTTGCAG GTGTTGGGAATGATCCAAGAGAGGATCGATACTTCAGTATCCCCAAGCAA TCCCAGAATTATTACCCAGTGGTCCTAA